A single genomic interval of Rhinatrema bivittatum chromosome 12, aRhiBiv1.1, whole genome shotgun sequence harbors:
- the TMEM106A gene encoding transmembrane protein 106A, with protein MGKITSKLSSAAHEDQEKEPILAQDTPEEDKIVPYVSINANDVGYLPYVEIKSRGSIACPTCHGTGRIPKEQRKELVALIPYSDQRLQPRRTKQYVSLAVVLCLLISFLAIFFLFPRSIVVTHAGLNSSVVTFAAASSSINLSTTNVLNVSNRNFHGIGVTRLDVEVLLVAVVIGKSSTSNVTTVGPLGNSQIYYTVNSTITDNSTFNICTWTKIKVHNVLLHIQGTLTCSYLGHSEQLSFEGYQYVDCRSNTTVPHSLHQLPP; from the exons ATGGGAAAAATAACTTCCAAGCTGAGTTCTGCTGCCCACGAGGACCAGGAGAAGGAGCCAATTTTGGCTCAGGACACGCCAGAAGAGGACAAGATTGTCCCGTACGTCAGCATCAATGCAAATGATGTTGGCTACTTGCCCTATGTGGAGATTAAAAGCCGCGGGAGTATTGCCTGCCCGACCTGCCATGGCACTGGAAGGATTCCCAAGG aacagAGAAAAGAACTTGTGGCTTTGATCCCATATAGCGACCAGAGACTACAGCCCCGACGAAC GAAGCAGTATGTCTCGCTCGCCGTGGTGCTCTGCCTGCTCATCTCCTTTCTGGccatcttcttcctcttcccccgTTCCATTGTCGTGACCCACGCGGGGTTGAACTCTTCTGTGGTGACATTTGCTGCCGCCTCATCAAGCATCAACCTTAGCACGACG aATGTGCTGAATGTATCGAACCGAAACTTCCACGGGATTGGCGTGACGCGGCTCGACGTGGAAGTGCTGCTGGTGGCCGTGGTGATCGGCAAGTCCAGCACCAGCAATGTGACGACCGTTGGGCCCTTGGGCAATAGCCAG atTTATTATACAGTTAATAGCACCATAACGGACAACAGCACATT CAATATTTGCACCTGGACCAAAATCAAAGTTCACAACGTGCTGTTGCACATACA GGGTACGCTGACCTGCTCATACCTGGGTCATTCGGAGCAGCTGTCTTTTGAGGGCTACCAGTACGTGGACTGCAGGAGTAACACGACGGTTCCCCATTCTCTACACCAGTTGCCGCCCTGA